The Kogia breviceps isolate mKogBre1 chromosome 8, mKogBre1 haplotype 1, whole genome shotgun sequence DNA window CATAGTACCCAATCAACTgcctttcctttatattttactAAAAGCTACTGGGTCTCTGAATGCTTAAAGAGCTTCATTTCAACctataaaggtaaaaaaaatatattaattttgagTACCAAATACTGTGCTTCTACCTCTCCAGTGAACTTGGATGGAAAGAAAATGAGTACTGCATCCTGCTCATTCTTCAGAGGCTGAAGACAATGGGCTGGGCCGACGTTCTtggtttttataaattaattgtgatataatgtatataataaagtGTTCAAATATTAATTACACAGCTGATGCATTTTTTCACATGTATACACCTACCTGACCACTATTCAGATCAAGATACTGAATATTTCCAGCACCCCAGCAGGCTCCCTTGAACCGCCCCCTTACCATTTACCTACCTCCTCAGAGATAACAACTTGTGGTTCTGTCACCATAAATTAATTCTGTTCTTGGCCTTCATGTAAGTgtaatcacacagtatgtaaggtgtttttttttttttgtctagcaTATTTCATTTAACGTAATATCTGTGAAATGCATTCATGTTATTGCATGTGACAGTAGTTTGTTGCTCCTTATTGTTGTATTGTATTCTGTTTCATGAGTATACAATAATTCTTCAATTTATCCAGTCTACTGTTGATGGTCATTTGGGTTCTTTCAGATTTTGGAAATTATAAAgtgtttattaacatttttatacatatCTTCTGGTAGAAATAAGCATATCATTTCTATTGGGTATATACagaggagtagaatttctggatcatagggcatatatatatttagctttagtagatactaccagttttccaaagagattataccaatttatattatACTAGCGATGTAGTAGAGTTCCATCAACCTTTAGTaatgtcagtcttttaaattttagccattctggtacaTATGTAATGGATGTGAGTTTTAGGTTGGCCAGTTTATGCACTAACACCCAAGTCCTATATTATTTCCCATAAACAGGGTATCAGTCTCTGAATTCAGATGTAGTCTTCTTGTTTAACCAAGGAGAACCATggatggaggagggagaaatgTCTAATTGGGCCTATTCAGGTAAGTTGAGAACCTGGCAaatgggaggcagggaaggaagatTCATATTGATTAGTGATATGTTTGTCTTTGAAGTATTTTTTAGGAAATTATTCTTGAAGGCCACAGATGTTTACAAATGGCTGAAAATAATTGACATGGGTTTGTGGAATACCTAAATGACACTGCTACATATCAAACACCCACATAATCCTTTTCCTTTAGTTGACTTTTAGAGAAATAGGTAATCCTCCTACCTATACTCTAAATCTTATCTAGCCCGTATATTTAGGACACTTCTTAACTAGTTAGCATCTCTTTGACTAATATCTTTAGCACTCCATTCTCTCAAAGTGGGCTTATACTCCTCTCCTCATGCACTCAGGCATTCTTAGGTATGCTGTCTTTCAAAGTAACTTACCAAATGATATTCATATTCTTTCTAATTACCTTCTGTTTTTGTCACCTTTCAGTGTAAAGTGTCTTGGAGTTataatcttttgtttgtttctttaaaaatttctttagggTCTCCAGTAATAGAAATATTATTCCttcttttcctgtcttcctttTCCACTGTGTTCTCTATGACCATTTTAATCTGattctttatatcatttttattatcttggttgttttctttcctttagtcAGTGCcacttattaaatttttatttcccttcttttcttcctgaccACACCTTGTAATTtaatcttccattttttttttcctgagttcaatcaattctttttcatttctccctgttttttgttcattttggtttttatctTTTGAAGTTCTGACTCATGGTGGTTTTCCGTGTCCTGATATGCTTGTTTTAGTATATTTAATTCTGCTTGGAGTTCAAACAAATTTTCCTCTGTTTCATGGCAAGTTTTTGAAGGGGACAATTTCCTCTGTTTATTTCTGCACAAATTAATTTCCTAATTTTATGTAATAGTTCTCTATggactttactttttcttttcattttatcatatCACAGTGTTTTTAtaagatttctaattttattgatcccTTTTCTGTTAATATAGCAAAGTTCAGGGACTTGAGCAgagtcctttcttcttctctccctccctcccttccttcctttctgcgaTTAAGGAGGAGTTTTGAGCTTTCTGGTTTTGTGGTTCTCTTTTGTCTTCCAGGACcctaaatttcctcttttttttcttttccccattgccACCACGCAGTTACCAGAGGgtacttcttccttcttttttgctttttgtctcCCTTTGAAACTGCCTATTCTTCTGAGGACTGTCCCCTTTAAATAGAGCCTATCTTATCTTGTGCCTTTTTAATGTCATCTGACCCTTTAAGATGCATGTACTTTGAAATCCTCTCCCTGTAGTTGTGCTCTAATCTGCCTGGttacatataaaacatttttatatttactgtGAGTTTAATCTTTCTGCTGGTCACATCACTCACTCTCAGTCCCCTTTGCTAACATGCTTCCTCTGTCTTCCTGAAGTTATTTTTTGGTCTGCCTTTGTTCCTCACAGAGCCTTGTGATGGAGTGGAGATGGGACAGAAGTGTGTGGGGCTGTGTGGAACCATGACACTGAGCTCATCAATTCTGCTTTTTCCATTGCTCTCCTGCtcacttctttttatgtctgTTCCTTCTTCTGTCTTTGGGTTTTAATAtcatattcttaaatttaaaagctgaACATACTCATTAACAAATTTCTGTCTATTTCCATTAAAATGAAgacctttattttttgtttttgtgttttctgcTCCTCAAAGCTCGAGAGAGAAATAACATTATTTACACGTGGGTTTTCTCTTAGAGTTTGAAATTAgatcaaaaatgaaagaattagcTCCACAGAAGAGCATTTCTGAAGAAGTAATACTCCATAACATGATAGTATACTCAGTTTTTGAAGCCTGGAAACTTGAAGATGAGATAAATTACCAGGAAAACCAAGACAAGCTTTTGAATCAAGTTACATTTATTAACAATAAGTCACTGACTGAGGAGATAGACCAAGAATATAATGCACTGTGGGAAGTAGTTCATCTGAACAGAACATCTAATGAACACATCAGAGCCTTCATACATAAGTCTCACCTCTCTGCACAACCAAAATTTCTAAcaagtgaaaaatataaatgtattcagtgtgggaaagccttcagtgGAAAGTCAGGACTTATtgtacatcagagaattcatactggggaAAAACCATACAAATGTAATGACTGTGAAAAAGCCTTTATTCAGAAGTCACAGCTCACTGTACATCAGAGAACTCATACAGGAGAGAAACTCTATAAATGTAGTGAATGTGGAAAAGCATTCATCCAGAAGTCAAACCTCATTATTCATCAGAGGATTCACAcaggggagaaaccctatgaatgcaaTGAATGTGGAAGGCGTTCATCAAGAAGTCAACACTTAGTGTTCATCAAAGAGCTCATACGGGGGAGAAACCATATGAATGTgatgaatgtggaaaagcctttaTCTGGCGGTCACAGCTCATtgtacatcagagaattcatactggggaGAAACCCCATAGATGTAATGAGTGTGGAAAAGCCTTCAACAGGAAGTCAGAACTAAGTGTGCATCACAGAATTCATACCCGAGAGAAACCCTTTGAATGTAATGAATGTAAAAAAGCCTTCATTCAGAAGTCAGATCTCATTGTATGTCAGAGAACTCACACTGGAGACAAAAGATATTAATGCAGTGAATGTTGGAAAGCCTTCATCCGGAGTTCACAGTTCATtgaacatcagagaattcatactggggagaaaccctatgaatgtagtGAATGCAGAAAAGCTTTTATCCAGAAATCACAACTCATTGTGCATCAGAGAATCCATACTGGGACCAAACCATATGAATGCActgaatgtggaaaagcctttagCAAGAAGTCACACCTTACTGTACATCATAGAATACATActggagaaaaaccctatgaatGCAGTGATTGTAGAAAAGCTTTCAGCAAGAAATCTACTCTCATTgttcatcagagaattcatattGAACAGAAACACTTTTAATGGAGTGAGAAAACTTTAATTCAGTGATCAAAATTTCATTACACTTCATAGAATTCATATAGGTTAGAAACTCTATAAATGTACTAAACATGGGAAGCTTCAACAATAGTTACAGAACTATTAAGCATCAGAAGATTCATACTAAGAAGAACTTTGAAAAAATCATGTTTCCCAAAAACAACATATATATTGGACAACTTGGTTGAGatctaaaagtttttttaagtgtACTAGAAAAATCTCAATCACACATGATTGACTTGTTCACTCTGAAGTACACATCTTTTTAATGAGTAAGTAAATTGATTTATCATGACAATAAAGTGACAACGATATGTAATCATTCTGCAAGTGATCTAAGAATGGCATTTAAACCCAAATTATCTGTTGGTTGGAAGTGAATATGGATATTTACACCTGCCTTGCTTTTTCACActaaaacaggggtccccaactttTTTGGCCAGTttggtggaagacaatttttccatggaccgggggcagggggatggtttcaggatgattccagcacattacatttattgtgcactttatttctattattattacattgtaatatataatgaaataattatagaacTCACCagaatgcagaatcagtgggagtcctgagcttgttttcacttgccactcactgatagggttttgatatgagtctacAAACAATGGATTTATTATGGTCtgtgtgcagtcaaacctctctgctaatgataatccgtatttgcagctgctccccagtgctagcatcaccgcctcagctccacctcagatcatcaggcaatagattctcataaggagcacgcAACCTAGATTCCTtgcatgcacagttcacagtagggttgacgctcctatgagaatctaatgccgctgctgatctgacaggaggcagagctcaggcagtaatgcaagtgatggagtgaggctgtaaatacagatgaagcttcactcactccaCCGCCCTTCACCTCCTGCTGGGTGGCCCCCATTCCTAACAAGCCATGGACTGGGTACCTATATCCTGTCCCTACATTATGTTGAATTAATTAACAAGAAACATGCATTTTAAAGGGATTATTAGAttccgtggctcacgggctctagagtgcaggcttagtagttgtggcgcacgggcttcattactccgtggcatgtgggatcttcccggaccagggctcaaactggtgttccctgaactggcaggcggattcttaaccactgtgccaccagggaagtcccatatataactttaaaataacacACAGAACAATGCAATACATTATTTATGGATTTCTATTATATGTAAGATAACACAGCTCTTCCTATAATGTGCAtacgaatcacctggggaacttgttAAACAACAGGCTCTGATttagcaggtctggggtggggcctgagattccaCCTTCTAACAAGCTCTCAGAGATACCAGTGCTACGCCGCCTTGGGAGAGGGGAGATGCAGGTAAAGTGAAACTGTTCTTACTTTCTTCAATTATTTTGCTCTATCTGGGTGCTAGAACCTCTCTGTTGTACTTCCGGACACTTATAAAGGTATTCATGTCCATGAGTGGTTGTTAAAATAGGTGTGTCTGTGGGGTTAGGACGGCTGGCATctcctattccaccatcttgctAATGTCAACCCAAAGCAGTTATCATTTTAtccaaaagacagagagaaagacattgagctttcaaaacttttttatttttctagaatatcTACAGAAATCAGGGATCAAATGAAAATTACGGTGGAATTGTTACTGATTTGGGTCCTCGGACTCTTTAATCGATAGAAATTGGTAAGAAGCCAGACAAGGAATTCAAGCAAGGCTTTTCTGGGTCTCGTGCTTGCTGCAGCATGAGGGAGTGAAAACAAGAAACAGGTGGCCCTGTTTTCTCCCGGAGAGGGGACGAGCTCGTTCCTTCAATAGGATAACAACAGGGGCGGGTCTGCAGGTTGAGCAGGAGGGGCGGCTTAGGTGGTCCGCCCACCCCCGTGGTGAGGCTGTGTGCAGGGATCACGTGcggtaccctgcttttgctcttaGCACCTCGGAAATGGCAGTTTGTTTGTGACTTTCTTGTATCTTATTGTTCCTAATTACCCTGACTGTGCATGTGTGCGGCTATTTTCAGCCCCTTATCGTTTCTTTATATTCTGTTGTGggaggagacgtttgtccaggggcaagcactgcagcaaagggtgcCAGGTCCCAGCCCATCTTGGAATCAGCCATCATTGGGAGCTCTACTGCTTCCTGGTCCACTTTGCTCAGGGATGGAGGGCCAAGCTCACAGCCAAGTCCCCTAGGGCAGGGGTCCTCAACCCCCTGGCCGGGCCGTAGGCCGGTACCAGTCCTCGGCCTGTTAGgagccaggctgcacagcaggaggtgagcggcgggcgagggAGCGAAGCTTCATGGGCCTCTGCCCATGGGTCCCCACTGCTGCCCACCGCTCCGCATCACTCCCCATGGCTcccattactgcctgaaccatccgccgtgccccgtccgtggaaaaattgccttccacgaaaccagtcccggTTAccaaaaaaggttggggaccgcagCCATAGGGGATTTTTCCATCATCATATGGAAATCCTAAATTGTGTTTTTATTAGTTCCTTATCACCCTACTACCACCTCACTGCCCATGAACACATTCTTAGGGCCTGAAAACAAATTGAGTCGGTTAAAGGAAGGGAAATAAGTCTACTGCAAAGAGCACCACAAAATAATATTGCAAATGCAGGCAAGTGTGAGTTCAGATTGCACAGTAGATCATATGTGCTACACTCCCTTCCAAGAGTTAAAAATTTATGTTAGGAAACTCTGCTGCTGTATCAAAGATACAGTTTGGAAGCTCTATTCTTGGCATCCAGCTGGACAGGAGAAATGGGTCCtatattagtttctgctgcaacaaataaccacaaatttgatggcttcaaacaacacaaGTTTATTATATTACAGTTTTGGAGGTCGAAATCTGACACGGGGCTCCCTGGACCAAAACCAAGTGAGCCCAGTGTCTATAAATGTAATCAGATCATCTTCTATGTCTTTTCTTAGAGTTTTAAAGTTCTCTCCTTGGTGATCTTCTGGTGTATTCTCAGTTGTTAATTCCTATATACTTTcacaggttttttgttgttgtttatttttttgtttttttaactattaGTTATTATCATGAGTTTTTGCTGGTATAGAGAAATGTTATTGAGTTTTGTAAATTGATCTCTCTAGCTACCTTGATGAAATTTTTCATTAGTTATAATAAAATTAGTCCTAATACGTTGTGGATTCTGTTGGCTTTATAGGTACCTATATATGCTCATATTATCTGCAAGTAATGTCAGTGTATCTCTTCCAATCCTTacacttctcttttttcccctctcttcttaTAACTTCAGCCAGAACATCCAGGAATACTTTAACTATTGAAACCATATTTTTTATACCGGGGTATAGAAAAtatggcccacaggccaaattCAGCTCCCTGCCTATTTGTGTATAGACCCTGAGCCAAGAACATTTGCAATTGATGTGAGATTAGAAACACTAATTTTTAACCCCAATTAAGCAAAATGTTATTTATTCTAAAACAGAATTGTATTCTTCTCATTAATAggcctgtgttttttaaaaaaatgtcctcaatattatattttgaattttatcagaaaatttggaaatgtgTTTTCTCTATTACTATATTAGTACCTACATAATATCTTCAATTCTGCCTCTTGGcgtgcaaagcctaaaatatttactatctggtccttagagaaaatgtttgctgattcCCTTTTCCACATCCTGCTCTTTCCCCTGACTGTTATTTACGATAGTTATTTGTAATGCATTTTCTCCCAAATAGACAAGTTCATCCAATTGAACCCCTCAGAATGCCTTCAATTAAATGGGCATGAAATTATAAGATTGTGGATTAAGGAGATATTTTTTAGTTGTTCTGTTACCACTCCCCTTtaaatattatgaataacttAAACCTGAATGGAGGGGATTTAGATAAATGTCAAGTAAACTTCCAGAGTAAATGTCAAACTAGGACACCCTGAGGTTATTTGGAGGTTTCAGAGACAATGATGAAGACTCCACATCTCTATTCTTGGCTTAGGGGACTTTGTCACTTGATTCTCGTGTCCCAGGACAGATGTTTAGTTGAAATTGTCTGCTCCTGGGGGCAGCCCCATCAGCATGCTAGCTGTTGTTCTTAAAATTTGGCATTTCAGAAACATTGTTTTGTTGGTTTCAAATATGTACGACGGATCTATTTTGGTAATAGTAGACAATCATTGGTTTCAAATATGTACGACAGATCTATTTTGGTAATAGTAGACAATCACTGGCTAATCACTTGGTAAAGAAAGACAGAGAATGGAGTGCCAGGTTGTTCAGGAGAGCCTGGCCCCGGAAACAAGGTCTGGTCAGCAGTGCTGATGCGGATTATTCAGCTGCCAGGATTCCCACAGCCTAACACAACTACCTTCCTTTCCCTGTGCTTCCGTTAAACCTGAACTAGTTCTGCACGCAGTTTTCCTCAAACACCCCATGAGCAAACCCATCTCTGGACCCCGGtccttcctgcttcctttgtATGAAATACTCGTCCCCCAGATACCTGCATGACCTGCTGCCTCACGGCCTTCTGGCCCCTCTGTGTCACCTCACACAGAGGACTCCTCCAAACCCCAAGTATAAGTAGCACACTTTCCCTACCTTTCCTGACTGGCCtctcatatttatttgtttattgcttaTACCCACTCCCTCTAAAATGTAAATGCAACGAAGTCAAGGAGTTTCTTTTATTCACTGCAGTATCCAACAGCTGAAACAGCACTTAGCATGACAGAGGCACACCATgtttgttcacacacacacacacacacacacacacacacacacacacaagaagagCAGGTTTAGCAGTCAACCTCTGAGAGAAGAGCAGGGAATCCATGACCCTTCTTTCCTGCCTCCTACAACCTGGCCATCGTGCTACTCCCATTCCATTTCTGTCCAGCCTCCTGGGGGTCTTGAAAAAAGCTGAGATTCAGGAAGTTACTGACATGGTAGGTACAAGACTTGTCCAGATGGAGGGAGATGGATGTTTCTGGAATGTGACCCAGTCTTCTGAGTTGAGCCTGGGTGGGCTGAAGGCACTAGCGGTCTCTGTATATACAGATAAAAATGGAAGAGCAGATTTgcagggttcagaagaaaaggagggacTGTGTGTGGGAAGCTCAGGAGACAGCCTTTGCCTGTGCTTTACTGTTTTACATTCCTTCAAATAAGTTTGACTAATTTGACTCAGATTCTTGTAGATAAATGAGTCTCAGctcaacaaaaacaaagaaatgacgATATTAGTGATCATcttgtattatacatatattgcTATACCTCTTCCACAAACTGACAGCGATGTCCACATCTCCACATTCCTTTAAGgccaggaaaaaatatgtagaaaGCTTCCCCCCACCACTGAGCTGCTGCTTACGATACTCCTTCACTGTACTTTTTCATCTCAGCTCTAAAGCAAGGAATATAATACAAATCCACTTATGTCTTCCCtatctgtaaaaggggaataATAATCATCATAATACCTAAAATagattattgtgaagattaaattagttaatattgCAGAGCATTTGGAATagggcctgacacacagtaagtactATCTAATGTGCTGgctgttattattctttttttttttttttttttttcttttgctgtacgtgggcctctcactgttgtggcctctcccattgtggagcacaggctccggacgcgcaggatcagcggccatggctcacgggcccagccgctccgcagcatgtgggatcttcccggaccggggcacgaacccgtgtctcctgcatcggcaggcggactctcaaccactgcgccaccagggaagccctattattcttttaatacatttcttgattcagtttgctaataattGTAATTTTTGTATCTATCTCCATAATTGAGATTCATCCATAGTGTATTTTTATTGAATGATTCTTATCAGATTTTGATTTTATGATAACTCTAActtcataaaatatataaggGAGTTTTCCACCTGAAAATGATTCAAATTGCTTTGGGAGGATTTGTTCTTTAGAGACTATCATTAAATTACAAAAAATGTATCTGTAAAACCACTGGGCCATCATTTTTGGTAACTGGTTTCTTCTAGTTTTCTATTCCTCTAGGGCTGTGATATTTGTGTCGTCCACCAAAGATTTATGTTTCTTCTAGGCACATGGAAATTAGATCTGGCCTTGTGCCTTGCTTTAATCAGTGAAAGTGAGCGGAAGTTCCATATGTCCACGGCATCAAgagttttttaaagctccccaggtgattcaaagGTGCAGCCAAAGCTGAAAAAGTGCTTATGTAAGGATGGAATGAGTTGGTTCCGCCACCTATCTCTAAACTAGAATTCTAGAACAGGAGCCGCGGAGACCTCAATGCTCTGCAGATGCAGGCCTGCCGGCCAGGAGGTAAACAAGAGGAAAGGAAATTGCAGATTAGCCCATTCGGATTCTCCGGGTGTCCAGAGGAGCCCCAGAGAATGGCTTAGGTCCCCTCACAGGTGGCCTCCCGAAAGCCGATGGTTCAGGCTTGTCTCCACGCAGCTGGGAGAGATGCAGCCGGCGGTGGGCCCCCGGTGTGGGCAGAGGCGAGGAGCCTGGCGCGACGCCCCGAGGACATTTGAGGGAGGCCTAGCGCCGCCTGGTGGCCGATCACGCGCATcgcagccgccgccgcctgcGCGCTGCTCTTAAGAGCCCGGTGTCCTAGGGCCCGGGCAGGGTCCGTTACGAAGAGGCCACGCGCCACTTTGGGAGGCCTCTTCTGGAAAGCCTGCGGCCAGGGGCTCATGCTGAGGTCCCTCGGACTCTCTGCGAGCCGGAGAAACTAAGTCGATGCAGAGCATGGAGGGGAAGGCCACCCAAGAGGGCCGTGGGTTGACGGGGAAGTATGAGGCTGGTACAGAATCTTTTTAGAACCTGGGTGTCTAGAATCCCCTAGACCTCTCAACGCAGGAGTTGCAGAGCTTAGAATTAGGGCCTGCAGGGGCACTGTGTTGGCAGAACCTACAGCGAGTGGGTGGTTGGTTGTTCTCTGCTGCCTGCGGGTTAGACGTAACCCCCAGAAATGTTTGGGAACCAGAAATGTTGCCTGTCAGAGCCCAGGGCCCCCCTAGGTATGTTCTGAGGCCCCCCCCTCAGAACCAGGGCCTGGTGGGGAACTAGCATCGCGCTGGAAGCGAGTGAATTTGGAGTCTTCATTTACCCAGCGACCCCAATGCCTTTAGGAGCTAAGGAAGCATCCACCCACAATAGCCTTCCAGCCTCCTCTCTGAGGCCTGCAAGTCAGGACCGTGTGGGGAAGTCATTAGTTTTGCCCTCCAAATATAGGCATTTCCCACttaacatcagaaatgaaaatcagGTTCATGAAATTAGAGGTTCTGTGTGAAAATGCTAACTGGAAAGTTACTTCCTATTTTCAATAATAACTTCTTGAGGTATAGTTGAAAGccaactgcacatatttaaagtacaaAACTTGATGTTTTAACACAGCTGttcccatgaaaccatcaccgcAGTCAGGATAGTGAATATCTCCATCGTcctcaaaagttttctctgtccCATTGTAATCTTTCCTCCCACTGTGCCACCCAAGCCCCCCGGCAACCACCggtccactttctgtctctagagtTTGTGTCTTCTAGAGATTTATATATATGCAGTCATCAGTGtgtacttttttgttgttctactttcacttggcataattattttgagattcatttatgTTGTGTTTATTAATAGTCTGTTCTTGTTTATTGCTGAATAACGCTCTGTtggatggatataccacaatttgtttacccattcatcagttgatagacatttgggttgtttcctagTTCTTGACTATTACAAGtaactactatgaacattcatttaCAAATCCCTTTATGGACATATGTTTACATTTCTCTTGGgttatacctaggagtggaatggctgggtcatagggtaggtgtatgtttaatttttgtaaGAAGCTGACAGATTTTTCTAGAGTGgtcataccattttacattttcatcagcagtatatgagagttccagttcctccatatcctcaccaacacttggaattttaagtagaaaaaattgTAGTGTGTTACACAGAACCCCAAACTTCCCAACAGTTTCCTAAAATCCAGGTAAGACACGTTAAGTGCTTATATGAAATAAACAGTAAACTGTAATGTTGGGAATAAAAAGCTTAAAACATTGCTATCTCATCACCAAAAACTAACAGGGTTGCCTTGTGTTCACCTAAGCCTGTGATGCTTTTCTTAGAATATGAGATGCATATCACTTTTGTTGATGATCCTGAAGTTCTACCAGTTGTAGGTGGAATACAATCCTAGCTTTTTCTGGATTGTTAAAAATGTtgcactatattttttaaatgtaaacataagTTTTCCCCCAAAGAACTGCCAAAAAACCCCGTTATATTGAGAGAGACAAATATTCCATAAGGATTTGGGTATTAAAAACC harbors:
- the LOC131761537 gene encoding LOW QUALITY PROTEIN: zinc finger protein 300-like (The sequence of the model RefSeq protein was modified relative to this genomic sequence to represent the inferred CDS: inserted 1 base in 1 codon; substituted 1 base at 1 genomic stop codon); protein product: MSKSQGFVSFKDVTVDFTQEEWQQLDSAQRNLYKDVMLENYSNLVSVGYQSLNSDVVFLFNQGEPWMEEGEMSNWAYSEFEIRSKMKELAPQKSISEEVILHNMIVYSVFEAWKLEDEINYQENQDKLLNQVTFINNKSLTEEIDQEYNALWEVVHLNRTSNEHIRAFIHKSHLSAQPKFLTSEKYKCIQCGKAFSGKSGLIVHQRIHTGEKPYKCNDCEKAFIQKSQLTVHQRTHTGEKLYKCSECGKAFIQKSNLIIHQRIHTGEKPYECNECXKAFIKKSTLSVHQRAHTGEKPYECDECGKAFIWRSQLIVHQRIHTGEKPHRCNECGKAFNRKSELSVHHRIHTREKPFECNECKKAFIQKSDLIVCQRTHTGDKRYXCSECWKAFIRSSQFIEHQRIHTGEKPYECSECRKAFIQKSQLIVHQRIHTGTKPYECTECGKAFSKKSHLTVHHRIHTGEKPYECSDCRKAFSKKSTLIVHQRIHIEQKHF